CTGACCTTGGCACTGCAGCGCGTAGCTGCGTTCCGTCCCGACGGTCCCTTCCTGCCATTCGGCGGCCTCGACCAGCGCGGTGGTGGCATCGACAGCCGCGGTCTGCAGGCAGCTTTCCAGCCGCGCCTGCGCCGGTGTGAGGATAGGCTGCGGCAGCGGTGCAGCCTGCGCCAAAGCGAGAAGCACCGCGCCGATCATGCCAGCCGCTCCAGCGTGGAGAGGAGCAGGGCAATGTCCTGCTGGCGCGAGAGGCGGTGATCGCCGTCCTTGACCAGTGTTACTTCGACATCCTCGGAAGAGAGCTTGTCCGCCAGCGCCAGGGATATGCCGTGCGGCACATCCGTATCGCGCTGCCCGTGCAGCAGGCGCACCGGGCAGGTGAGCGCGATGGGCGCGGCGAGCTGGCGCTGCGCCTGCCCGTCCTGCCAGAAAGCGGCATGCGTCGGCGTCGGCTCGGGCCCGTAGGGATTGTCTTCGAAGATCGTCTCGCCCTGCGCCAGCGCATCTTTCTGCGCTGCGTCATATCCCCATTCGGTGAAGTCCGGCGCGGCAGCGATGCCGAGCATCGCCTGCAGCCTGTCGCCAAGGGCCTGCGCGACCAGCAGCATCAGCCAGCCCCCCATGGAGGACCCGACGAGGATGACGGGCCCTGACACATGCGCCTCGACCAGGGCGATGACTTCGTCCCGCCAGCGCGACAGCGTGCCATCTGCGAAGTCGCCATCGCTGCGCCCGCACCCGGAATAGTCGATCAGCAGGCACTCGCGGCCCTGGGCCTGTGCCCAGCCATGGATCTCGGTCGCTTTCGATCCGTCCATGTCGGACATGTAGCCGGGCAGGAAGACCACGGCCGGGCCGCTGCCTGCGGCGTGGCGGAAGGCGATCTTGCGCCCGTCCGGCATGGCGTGGAACTGGACCTGATCGTTCATGGCAGGATGATGGACCTGCGCGCCGCCTGCATCAACAGGCATCAGAAGGCGCGGTGATGCACCAGCACGCGGGCGGTGGACAGCAGGATCCCGATATCGCGCCAGATCGTCCAGCCGCGCAGGTATTCCAGGTCAGCCTTCAATCGGTCGGACAGGTCCGATTCCTTGTGCGTCGCGCCGCGAAACCCGCGGATCTGGGCAAGGCCGGTCAGGCCAGGGCGCAGCGAGTGGCGCAGCCAGTACTGGTCGTCCACTTCCCAGAACAGCTTGGTGCCGGCCTGCGAGCCGATCGCATGTGGGCGCGGCCCCACCAGCGACATGTCGCCAGTGAGGACGTTTATCAGCTGCGGCAGCTCGTCGATCGAGGTCTTGCGCAGGAAGCCGCCGA
This genomic interval from Paraurantiacibacter namhicola contains the following:
- a CDS encoding alpha/beta fold hydrolase — encoded protein: MNDQVQFHAMPDGRKIAFRHAAGSGPAVVFLPGYMSDMDGSKATEIHGWAQAQGRECLLIDYSGCGRSDGDFADGTLSRWRDEVIALVEAHVSGPVILVGSSMGGWLMLLVAQALGDRLQAMLGIAAAPDFTEWGYDAAQKDALAQGETIFEDNPYGPEPTPTHAAFWQDGQAQRQLAAPIALTCPVRLLHGQRDTDVPHGISLALADKLSSEDVEVTLVKDGDHRLSRQQDIALLLSTLERLA